From the Natrarchaeobaculum aegyptiacum genome, one window contains:
- a CDS encoding NUDIX hydrolase, with translation MARLNLDPVAAHEPTEIDDQPNDAAVLAPIVDRDGEDYLLFTRRADHLGEHPGQMSFPGGGAEPEDDSILETALREAKEEIGLDPGEAEVVGQLDDIRTISEYAVTPFVAHAPDRTYDPDDGEVAEIVTLPLSGLLDPANFEYERRDDPHYGEIVVHYFHVDGYTVWGATGRMLVQLLELATDFEAPEPSADSRL, from the coding sequence ATGGCCCGATTGAACCTGGATCCCGTCGCGGCACACGAGCCCACCGAGATCGACGATCAGCCCAACGACGCGGCCGTTCTCGCGCCGATCGTCGACCGCGACGGCGAGGACTACCTGCTGTTTACTCGCCGGGCGGACCACCTCGGGGAACATCCCGGACAGATGAGCTTTCCCGGCGGCGGTGCCGAACCCGAAGACGACTCTATTCTCGAGACCGCACTCCGGGAAGCAAAGGAGGAGATCGGTCTCGACCCCGGAGAAGCGGAGGTCGTGGGTCAGCTCGACGACATCAGGACCATTTCGGAGTACGCCGTGACGCCGTTCGTCGCCCACGCCCCGGACCGGACGTACGATCCCGACGACGGCGAGGTCGCCGAGATCGTCACGCTGCCGCTGTCGGGGCTGCTCGACCCGGCAAATTTCGAGTACGAACGCCGCGACGACCCCCACTACGGTGAGATCGTCGTCCACTACTTCCACGTCGACGGCTACACCGTCTGGGGCGCGACCGGGCGCATGCTGGTGCAGTTGCTCGAGCTCGCGACGGACTTCGAGGCACCCGAGCCCTCCGCCGACTCTCGGCTCTGA
- a CDS encoding bacteriophage holin, protein MAGRIDPRALGLTAGVFWASLVAVLELAAGTDYGEQWRVLLEDIYPGYSRDPGDLVWGTTLGFVDAFVLGYLFGWLYNRLARH, encoded by the coding sequence ATGGCAGGACGAATCGACCCGCGCGCGCTTGGACTGACAGCGGGTGTCTTCTGGGCGTCACTCGTCGCCGTCCTCGAGCTCGCGGCCGGGACCGACTACGGCGAACAGTGGCGCGTACTCCTCGAGGACATCTACCCCGGCTACAGTCGCGATCCGGGCGATCTCGTCTGGGGGACGACACTGGGATTCGTCGACGCGTTCGTCCTCGGGTACCTGTTCGGTTGGCTGTACAACCGACTGGCGAGACACTGA
- a CDS encoding DUF5791 family protein: MLHDQRFSVPDSPDALRAEYDDDLATIVDEHGLESAANETSVDGDALEAVLAGESPDLTLEEAAEIQALADGAPDAETVVEMACEHLLLGMSSAVLDVDALAGAVELDLEAKEIQQKIERRAPMSLSEFVHLEYAIVDGLP; this comes from the coding sequence ATGCTCCACGATCAGCGGTTCTCCGTTCCCGACTCCCCCGACGCGCTCCGGGCCGAGTACGATGACGACCTCGCGACGATCGTCGACGAACACGGCCTCGAGAGCGCCGCGAACGAGACGAGCGTCGACGGGGACGCCCTCGAGGCCGTCCTCGCGGGTGAGTCGCCCGACCTCACGCTCGAGGAGGCAGCCGAGATTCAGGCGCTCGCCGACGGGGCACCGGACGCCGAGACGGTCGTCGAGATGGCCTGCGAGCACCTCCTGCTGGGGATGTCGTCGGCCGTACTCGACGTCGACGCGCTCGCGGGAGCCGTCGAACTCGACCTCGAGGCCAAAGAGATCCAGCAGAAGATCGAGCGCCGGGCCCCGATGTCGCTGTCGGAGTTCGTCCACCTCGAGTACGCGATCGTCGACGGGTTGCCCTGA
- a CDS encoding DUF7109 family protein has product MNVTGDELAGVVDLFGGLTRTELERALSEAAFRASGDSLEPDDVEAPLEAAREEFAVVALEPADASNEATWADDGEPEPLFVAGPAAFPTLPEGAEDLPHIMDVDTRRPDREALGATVRDRFLADVSSAVEAGDADRCRHLLDLSYDLEAWAPIDLTDERDRLEAALE; this is encoded by the coding sequence ATGAACGTGACCGGCGACGAACTGGCGGGCGTCGTCGACCTCTTCGGCGGGCTGACGCGCACGGAACTCGAGCGCGCGCTCTCGGAAGCGGCGTTTCGTGCCAGCGGTGACAGTCTCGAGCCCGATGACGTCGAGGCACCGCTCGAGGCGGCCCGTGAGGAGTTCGCCGTGGTCGCTCTCGAGCCCGCCGACGCGTCCAACGAGGCGACCTGGGCCGACGACGGCGAGCCGGAGCCGCTGTTCGTCGCCGGTCCCGCGGCATTTCCGACCCTGCCGGAGGGTGCAGAGGACCTCCCACACATCATGGACGTCGACACTCGTCGCCCGGACCGGGAGGCTCTCGGTGCGACGGTTCGCGACCGGTTCCTCGCGGACGTCTCGAGCGCGGTCGAGGCGGGCGACGCCGATCGCTGTCGGCACCTGCTCGACCTGAGTTACGACCTCGAGGCGTGGGCACCGATCGACCTGACCGACGAACGCGACCGACTGGAGGCGGCTCTCGAGTGA
- a CDS encoding RNB domain-containing ribonuclease, whose amino-acid sequence MSDDAQAEAGTAKGQGPVHISEDLARHLENKREELFEKFEIRDEFPSAVLEEAKELTGDVQGDIDAEIDDREDLRDLTTWTTDPIDAQDFDDAISIEERDDEYVLWVHIADVTHYVHPDSAMWAEAVERGNTVYLPGYTIHMLPPILAESVCSLVPNEERFAHTVEMHLDKETLSYEEIDIYKSVIESNERLTYSQAENRIDDPDAPLHEENKLVHEVADRMHEIRKEDGSLVLNPARDRAHTIIEECMLKANKAVTHELMWTRQVEAMYRVHPQPTPDEWSKALQEIQDLDGVSIPGDTWDDPRKAVNATLEEAPGRQLDKIQWAVMKVMPRAKYMNDPFGGHHALNFEIYGHFTSPIRRLSDLINHWIVYQNDVPENLVELCDRASDKQKDAEQCEREYKQFLQEVGLDPMAVNNRGIEVVDAEEADKTL is encoded by the coding sequence ATGAGCGACGACGCACAGGCCGAAGCCGGCACGGCCAAAGGCCAGGGCCCCGTCCACATCTCCGAGGACCTCGCCCGCCACCTCGAGAACAAGCGCGAGGAACTGTTCGAGAAGTTCGAGATCCGCGACGAGTTTCCGTCGGCGGTCCTCGAGGAAGCCAAAGAACTGACGGGTGACGTGCAGGGAGACATCGACGCCGAGATCGACGATCGGGAGGACCTGCGGGACCTGACGACGTGGACGACGGACCCGATCGACGCCCAGGACTTCGACGACGCCATCTCGATCGAAGAACGCGACGACGAGTACGTCCTCTGGGTCCACATCGCGGACGTGACTCACTACGTCCACCCGGACTCGGCGATGTGGGCGGAGGCCGTCGAGCGGGGTAACACGGTGTACCTCCCCGGCTACACCATCCACATGTTGCCGCCGATTCTGGCGGAGTCGGTCTGCTCGCTCGTGCCCAACGAGGAGCGCTTCGCCCACACCGTCGAGATGCATCTCGACAAGGAGACGCTCTCCTACGAGGAGATCGACATCTACAAGTCCGTCATCGAGTCCAACGAGCGACTCACCTACTCGCAGGCCGAGAACCGGATCGACGACCCCGACGCGCCGCTGCACGAGGAGAACAAACTGGTCCACGAGGTCGCCGACCGGATGCACGAGATCCGCAAGGAAGACGGCTCGCTCGTCCTGAACCCCGCCCGGGACCGCGCCCACACCATCATCGAGGAGTGCATGCTCAAGGCCAACAAGGCGGTCACGCACGAACTCATGTGGACCCGGCAGGTCGAGGCCATGTATCGCGTCCACCCCCAGCCCACCCCTGACGAGTGGTCGAAGGCGCTTCAGGAGATTCAGGACCTGGATGGCGTCTCGATCCCCGGCGACACCTGGGACGACCCCCGGAAGGCCGTCAACGCGACGCTCGAGGAGGCACCCGGTCGCCAGCTCGACAAGATCCAGTGGGCCGTGATGAAGGTGATGCCACGGGCGAAGTACATGAACGATCCCTTCGGCGGCCACCACGCGCTGAACTTCGAGATTTACGGCCACTTCACGAGCCCCATTCGCCGGCTCTCGGACCTGATCAACCACTGGATCGTCTACCAGAACGACGTCCCAGAGAACCTCGTGGAACTCTGTGATCGCGCGAGCGACAAGCAGAAAGACGCCGAACAGTGTGAACGCGAGTACAAGCAGTTCCTCCAGGAGGTCGGCCTCGACCCGATGGCGGTAAACAACCGCGGGATCGAAGTAGTCGACGCCGAGGAGGCCGACAAGACGTTGTAA
- a CDS encoding tRNA pseudouridine(54/55) synthase Pus10, whose amino-acid sequence MTVVDDARALLETGPVCDSCLGRPFAERSFGLINAARGRALRTTIALEDDTDYDPDEPADCWVCEGYAGTADAVAETIAAELEGTHFETYQVGTRVPPLVEENDRLLREDAGLDPEVGESVKRELNREVGRRVGAKTGAEVDFDRPDVLAVVDLEGFDPLEALEAETVTSHAVDVQINPAFVYGRYRKLERDIPQTEWPCRECGGSGVQLGDDGEEPCDYCGGSGYMYETSVEQAVAPHVVAAMDGDEGTFHGAGREDVDARMLEDGRPFVVEVKRPQQRDPDVETLEAEINDAADGAVEVEGLRLATYEMVERVKEHDASKHYRADVAFADPVDEESFQTALAELSGTTVDQYTPERVDHRRANLTRERTVYEIDGDLHEPTSAEVRLHGEGGLYVKELISSDGGRTEPSLAGLLETDAEVTALDVTGVEGEDEPFELEAYFRDEKRSAE is encoded by the coding sequence ATGACTGTCGTGGACGACGCCCGCGCACTTCTCGAGACGGGACCCGTCTGTGACTCCTGTCTCGGTCGCCCGTTCGCCGAGCGGAGTTTCGGCCTGATCAACGCCGCCCGCGGTCGGGCGCTCCGGACGACGATCGCACTCGAGGACGATACCGACTACGACCCCGACGAGCCCGCAGACTGCTGGGTCTGTGAGGGCTACGCCGGCACCGCCGACGCCGTCGCCGAGACCATCGCCGCCGAACTCGAGGGGACCCACTTCGAAACCTACCAGGTCGGGACCCGCGTCCCGCCACTGGTCGAGGAGAACGACCGCCTGCTGCGCGAAGATGCCGGTCTCGACCCGGAGGTCGGCGAGTCGGTGAAACGCGAACTCAACCGCGAGGTGGGCCGTCGCGTCGGCGCGAAAACCGGTGCCGAGGTCGACTTCGACCGGCCGGACGTCCTCGCCGTCGTCGACCTCGAGGGCTTCGACCCACTCGAGGCGCTCGAGGCCGAGACGGTGACGAGCCACGCCGTCGACGTGCAGATCAACCCGGCGTTCGTCTACGGCCGCTACCGAAAGCTCGAGCGCGACATTCCACAGACGGAGTGGCCCTGCCGGGAGTGCGGTGGCAGTGGCGTCCAGCTGGGTGACGACGGCGAGGAGCCCTGTGACTACTGTGGCGGCTCGGGATACATGTACGAGACGAGCGTCGAGCAGGCCGTCGCACCGCACGTCGTCGCGGCGATGGACGGCGACGAGGGCACGTTCCACGGGGCCGGCAGGGAGGACGTCGACGCCCGGATGCTCGAGGATGGCCGCCCGTTCGTCGTCGAGGTGAAACGACCACAGCAGCGCGATCCGGACGTCGAGACGCTCGAGGCCGAGATCAACGACGCGGCCGACGGTGCCGTCGAGGTCGAGGGACTGCGACTCGCGACCTACGAGATGGTCGAACGCGTCAAAGAACACGACGCGAGCAAGCACTACCGCGCGGACGTCGCGTTCGCCGACCCGGTCGACGAGGAATCCTTCCAGACGGCGCTGGCGGAACTCTCTGGAACCACGGTCGACCAGTACACCCCCGAGCGCGTCGACCACCGCCGGGCGAACCTCACCCGGGAACGGACCGTCTACGAGATCGACGGCGACCTCCACGAGCCCACCAGCGCCGAGGTTCGCCTCCACGGCGAAGGTGGCCTCTACGTCAAGGAACTGATCAGCAGCGACGGCGGTCGAACGGAACCCAGTCTGGCCGGCCTTCTCGAGACCGATGCCGAAGTCACCGCGCTCGACGTCACCGGCGTCGAGGGCGAGGACGAACCGTTCGAACTCGAGGCCTACTTCCGGGACGAGAAGCGATCCGCTGAGTGA
- a CDS encoding RNA-binding protein gives MQVKSRHHLRSDAVSELEDALSNHLGVVPDGDAYERVEFEETDWEVVLIDGEPQVAYFDEEPFLTVRGANAYDPDKRIVTVDAGAVSFVSDGADVMRPGITETTDDISDGDLILIAEESHGKVLAVGRARVDADDMTGDEGKVVDSLHHVGDDLYGFTG, from the coding sequence ATGCAGGTCAAATCTCGCCACCACCTCCGGAGCGACGCCGTCTCGGAACTCGAGGACGCCCTCTCGAATCACCTCGGCGTCGTGCCGGACGGCGACGCCTACGAGCGCGTCGAGTTCGAGGAGACGGACTGGGAGGTCGTCCTCATCGACGGCGAACCGCAAGTCGCGTACTTCGACGAAGAACCGTTCCTGACCGTTCGCGGTGCCAACGCCTACGATCCCGACAAGCGGATCGTCACCGTCGACGCCGGTGCCGTCTCGTTCGTCAGCGACGGCGCAGACGTGATGCGCCCCGGCATCACCGAGACGACCGACGACATCTCCGACGGCGACCTGATCCTGATCGCCGAAGAGTCCCACGGGAAGGTGCTCGCCGTCGGCCGCGCTCGCGTCGACGCCGACGACATGACCGGCGACGAGGGCAAGGTCGTCGACTCGCTTCATCACGTCGGCGACGACCTCTACGGCTTCACCGGTTAG
- a CDS encoding SDR family oxidoreductase: MHVAILGCGYVGLELGRQLVDAGHDAVGVRRSATGRDRIEEAGFEAVQANVTDRESLAAVPDVDAIVFAASSGGRGAAAARDVYVEGLQTAIDAFGQRDSPPERLIYTSSTGVHGDHGGDWVDEETPLEPTTDKTEVLAEAERVALERPAEHGYDGTVARYAGLYGPDRYRLERYLEGPVTEGYLNMVHRNDAAGAVRFLLENDVARGEVVLVVDDEPADRWDFADWLAEQCGLEAPPKRTTEDRLAEDDLSEAARRRVLTSKRCSNAKLRELGYEFRYPTYREGYRDALEAYVADT; the protein is encoded by the coding sequence ATGCACGTCGCGATTCTCGGCTGTGGCTACGTCGGCCTCGAGCTGGGCCGCCAGCTCGTCGACGCCGGCCACGATGCGGTTGGCGTCCGGCGCTCGGCGACAGGCCGTGACCGGATCGAGGAGGCGGGGTTCGAGGCGGTCCAGGCGAACGTCACCGACCGCGAGTCGCTCGCGGCGGTCCCGGACGTCGACGCGATCGTCTTTGCAGCGAGCAGCGGCGGGCGCGGTGCGGCTGCTGCCCGTGACGTTTACGTCGAGGGTCTGCAGACGGCGATCGACGCCTTCGGCCAACGTGACAGCCCACCGGAACGGCTGATATACACGTCATCGACGGGCGTCCACGGCGACCACGGCGGCGACTGGGTCGACGAGGAGACGCCCCTCGAGCCGACGACCGACAAGACCGAGGTACTCGCCGAGGCCGAACGCGTCGCCCTCGAGCGCCCCGCGGAACACGGCTACGACGGGACTGTCGCCCGCTACGCCGGCCTCTACGGTCCGGATCGGTACCGCCTCGAGCGCTACCTCGAGGGGCCGGTCACCGAGGGCTACCTGAACATGGTCCACCGGAACGACGCCGCGGGCGCGGTTCGATTTCTACTCGAGAACGACGTCGCTCGCGGCGAGGTCGTCTTGGTGGTCGACGACGAACCGGCCGACCGCTGGGACTTTGCCGACTGGCTCGCCGAACAGTGTGGTCTCGAGGCGCCGCCCAAGCGGACGACCGAAGACCGACTCGCCGAAGACGACCTCTCTGAGGCGGCTCGCCGGCGCGTCCTGACGAGCAAGCGGTGCTCGAACGCGAAACTCCGGGAACTGGGCTACGAGTTCCGGTATCCCACCTATCGCGAGGGCTATCGCGATGCACTCGAGGCGTACGTGGCAGACACCTGA
- a CDS encoding HVO_0758 family zinc finger protein produces MKSVRKALREGELEKDTYDRLVCGECEQPLKTENDPDEIKTVRSCPDCDSEWKEIR; encoded by the coding sequence ATGAAATCAGTCCGGAAGGCACTCCGCGAAGGCGAACTCGAGAAGGACACCTACGACCGGCTGGTCTGTGGCGAGTGTGAACAGCCGCTGAAGACCGAGAACGACCCCGACGAGATCAAGACGGTCCGGAGCTGCCCCGACTGCGATTCGGAGTGGAAAGAAATCCGGTAA
- a CDS encoding glycosyl transferase family 2 — protein MEYVQERIATLHDLAADVPGPGSDGPASAVDAAAARLGEAAIVVPMTDREYEHPAAARVLSELESVDPAAVYLPIRSPPDRLEPFREWLESYDLPTRVLWCNAPGVDALLEEAGLAGPHGKGRDVWLALGPAAAAGEYVVVHDADASSYEVDHVHRLLAPLTMELGYDFVKGYYARVERGRLYGRLCRLFYEPLIETLAVSHDADVLAYLGAFRYALAGEFAATADLVQQLRVPRSWGLEVGTLGDAFDHAGFSGTAQVDLGRHVHDHRTVAGEAGLEGMSREVAAELLRVLEARGVDPDYETLPDRFRETGERLIAQYRADAAFNGLSYDVDDERDQLERYAAAIEPPGDVVGSDGEGGVDDAGGRGPGERLPPWADAPIDPGAVLEAAQPWRDDRLETRTQD, from the coding sequence ATGGAATACGTGCAGGAGCGGATCGCGACGCTCCACGACCTCGCGGCGGACGTCCCCGGGCCCGGGTCCGACGGCCCCGCGAGCGCCGTCGACGCGGCCGCAGCGCGCCTCGGGGAGGCGGCCATCGTGGTTCCGATGACCGACCGCGAGTACGAGCACCCGGCGGCTGCGCGCGTCCTCTCGGAACTCGAGTCGGTCGATCCCGCCGCGGTCTACCTCCCGATCCGGTCGCCGCCGGACCGCCTCGAGCCGTTTCGCGAGTGGCTCGAATCGTACGACCTGCCGACGCGCGTGCTCTGGTGTAACGCGCCGGGCGTCGATGCCCTGCTCGAGGAGGCGGGGCTGGCCGGGCCGCACGGGAAAGGCCGAGACGTCTGGCTCGCGCTCGGGCCGGCGGCCGCCGCCGGCGAGTACGTGGTCGTCCACGACGCCGACGCCAGCAGTTACGAGGTCGACCACGTCCACCGGCTGCTCGCGCCGTTGACGATGGAACTGGGCTACGACTTCGTGAAAGGTTACTACGCACGGGTCGAGCGCGGCCGCCTCTACGGCCGGCTCTGTCGACTGTTTTACGAGCCGCTGATCGAGACGCTGGCTGTGAGCCACGACGCGGACGTTCTCGCGTACCTCGGGGCGTTCCGCTACGCGCTCGCCGGCGAGTTCGCGGCGACTGCCGACCTCGTCCAGCAGCTTCGGGTGCCACGCTCGTGGGGGCTCGAGGTCGGGACGCTCGGCGATGCGTTCGACCACGCGGGCTTTTCGGGCACCGCGCAGGTCGACCTCGGTCGTCACGTCCACGACCACCGGACGGTCGCCGGCGAGGCCGGTCTCGAGGGGATGAGCCGCGAGGTCGCGGCGGAACTCCTCCGGGTACTCGAGGCCCGCGGGGTCGACCCCGACTACGAGACGCTCCCCGACCGATTCCGCGAAACTGGCGAGCGCCTGATCGCCCAGTACCGCGCCGATGCGGCGTTCAACGGCCTCTCTTACGACGTCGACGACGAGCGCGACCAGCTCGAGCGATACGCGGCGGCGATCGAACCGCCCGGTGACGTGGTTGGAAGCGACGGCGAGGGTGGGGTCGACGACGCCGGCGGCCGTGGTCCGGGAGAGCGGCTCCCGCCGTGGGCCGACGCGCCGATCGACCCGGGGGCGGTCCTCGAGGCCGCCCAGCCGTGGCGAGACGACCGACTCGAGACGCGGACACAGGACTGA
- a CDS encoding DHH family phosphoesterase — protein sequence MNHRDASTTAFVEAAGSAIEIDGTTVEAVADGFWSLEPLVLSLFVVGVAALLVGGWWIVRWFRRPPGIRLQRILADYDEVTVLMHPNPDPDAMACAMGVAAIADWVDTDATLQYAGEIRHQENRAFRTVLDLDLEAVESSSNLATDAVVLVDHNTPRGFTGAQSVEPVVVVDHHPGNGTGTRFTDVRTDYGAASTILVEYFDEIGAVTPDEESSGLELSPELATGLLYGIQSDTNHLTNGCSRAEFDAAAYLFEAIDEDLLERIANPQVSDDVLQVKATAITEKRVEGSFAVCDVGVVGNTDAIPQAADELMHLEGVTAVVVYGEKDGTIHLSGRSRDDRVHMGEALRHAVSDIPMANAGGHARMGGGQLSVEHMQGIGPSSGVDKAEFEERLFSAMAGER from the coding sequence ATGAACCATCGAGACGCCTCGACGACGGCGTTCGTCGAGGCGGCTGGATCGGCGATCGAGATCGACGGAACGACCGTCGAGGCGGTCGCCGACGGATTCTGGTCACTCGAGCCACTGGTGCTCTCGCTGTTCGTGGTGGGAGTGGCAGCGCTGCTGGTCGGCGGCTGGTGGATCGTCCGCTGGTTCCGCCGGCCGCCGGGGATTCGACTGCAGCGAATTCTTGCCGACTACGACGAGGTGACGGTGTTGATGCACCCCAACCCCGACCCCGACGCGATGGCGTGTGCGATGGGCGTCGCGGCGATCGCAGACTGGGTCGACACCGACGCAACTCTCCAGTACGCCGGCGAGATCCGCCACCAGGAGAATCGGGCCTTCCGGACGGTCCTCGACCTCGACCTCGAGGCCGTCGAGTCGAGTTCGAACCTCGCGACCGACGCGGTCGTCCTCGTCGATCACAACACGCCTCGCGGATTTACTGGCGCACAGTCGGTCGAACCGGTCGTCGTGGTCGATCACCACCCCGGAAACGGAACCGGGACCCGGTTTACCGACGTGCGAACGGACTACGGCGCGGCGTCGACGATTCTCGTCGAGTACTTCGACGAGATCGGTGCGGTGACGCCCGACGAGGAAAGCAGCGGTCTCGAGTTGTCGCCCGAACTCGCGACGGGGCTGCTCTACGGGATCCAGTCTGACACGAATCACCTGACCAACGGCTGTTCGCGCGCCGAGTTCGACGCCGCCGCGTACCTCTTCGAGGCCATCGACGAGGACCTGCTCGAGCGCATCGCGAACCCACAGGTCAGCGACGACGTCTTGCAGGTGAAGGCGACGGCGATCACCGAGAAGCGCGTCGAGGGCTCGTTCGCAGTCTGTGACGTGGGCGTCGTCGGGAACACCGACGCGATCCCACAGGCTGCAGACGAGTTGATGCACCTGGAAGGGGTCACGGCGGTCGTCGTCTACGGCGAGAAAGACGGGACCATCCACCTCTCGGGTCGGTCCCGGGACGACCGGGTACACATGGGCGAGGCACTCCGCCACGCGGTCAGCGACATCCCGATGGCGAACGCCGGCGGGCACGCGCGGATGGGCGGCGGACAGCTCTCCGTCGAGCACATGCAGGGTATCGGTCCCTCGAGCGGGGTCGACAAGGCGGAGTTCGAGGAACGGCTCTTTTCGGCGATGGCTGGCGAGCGCTAG
- a CDS encoding TMEM175 family protein, whose product MRTLGGDGTDRMEGLSDGLFAIVLTLLVLQFEVPDVPADDLPAAVADQEALLVSYLLSFLVVGLYWVVHHNLFDHIVEHDRLLLWLNLLFLLSISFLPYPTEIVGLYGTQFAWTLYASNFVLVGLLVTACWSYAARAGYTAAGIDDRMALMITIRGLITPAVFTLSIGVAVVSLTAAFVVPLLIVPLQVVWARYYQRVTGDDPDG is encoded by the coding sequence ATGCGAACCCTCGGCGGCGACGGCACAGACCGGATGGAGGGGCTCTCCGACGGGCTATTCGCGATCGTGCTCACGCTCCTCGTGTTACAGTTCGAGGTGCCCGACGTTCCGGCGGACGACCTTCCGGCCGCCGTCGCAGATCAGGAGGCACTGCTGGTCAGTTACCTCCTGAGTTTCCTCGTCGTCGGACTCTACTGGGTCGTTCACCACAACCTCTTCGACCACATCGTCGAACACGATCGGCTCCTCCTGTGGCTGAACCTGCTGTTTTTGCTCTCGATCTCCTTTCTCCCCTATCCGACGGAGATCGTCGGGCTCTACGGCACCCAGTTCGCCTGGACGCTCTACGCGAGTAACTTCGTCCTCGTCGGCCTGCTCGTGACCGCCTGCTGGAGCTACGCCGCTCGAGCGGGCTACACCGCGGCGGGGATCGACGACCGGATGGCGCTCATGATCACGATCAGGGGGCTGATCACGCCAGCCGTCTTTACGCTCTCGATTGGCGTGGCCGTCGTCTCCCTGACGGCGGCGTTTGTCGTCCCGCTGTTGATCGTCCCGCTACAGGTCGTCTGGGCCCGGTATTACCAGCGCGTCACGGGCGACGATCCTGACGGGTGA
- a CDS encoding metallophosphoesterase, with product MAEEYVFISDLHIGGDEQLTSIDFEAELVAFLADLEARGGDVELIINGDAFGLWEYTEVTGPAKLERVIEEHPRVFEQFRATGEAIDITLIPGNHDYDLACYRLNRRNATVFRPWIRAVT from the coding sequence ATGGCCGAGGAGTACGTCTTCATCAGCGACCTCCACATCGGCGGCGACGAGCAGCTCACGTCGATCGACTTCGAGGCGGAACTGGTCGCGTTCCTCGCCGATCTCGAGGCCCGCGGCGGCGACGTCGAGTTGATCATCAACGGCGACGCCTTCGGCCTCTGGGAGTATACCGAGGTGACCGGCCCGGCGAAACTCGAGCGGGTCATCGAGGAACACCCACGCGTATTCGAGCAGTTTCGAGCCACGGGCGAGGCAATCGATATCACACTGATTCCGGGGAACCACGACTACGACCTCGCCTGTTACAGGTTGAACAGGCGCAATGCCACGGTCTTTAGGCCGTGGATACGCGCCGTCACTTAG
- a CDS encoding RNA-guided endonuclease TnpB family protein, whose protein sequence is MVTVTVTAKFHNPSLSRRKEWQHASGLYRDTKQFCIDGWKNGDFDKSVTTASIDNDLYSAIQNQAIREAKSDHNKDGDVRYRESQPFAVNNQNWEIDTTENGTVVVGFPCVSQWWYTPIEVYDDIADPVDRLVEGDAKKTRLQVYRRSDDWFCTFNIEYDADTSGETPIGVDIGERHILAVTAYGDGESMLVSGGEAKYVRRNYRSLRDSLSEAGALRARNRVGNKEQRRITDLNHKLSRRLIAFAEQFENPVIRMEDLEGIRENSSWSGVHSWHFHQLQQFITYKAERAGIRVEKVDAYHTSQRCSACGSMGTRDGDHFSCSECGRGRHADLNASENIAQREGEPCTA, encoded by the coding sequence ATGGTCACGGTGACTGTCACCGCGAAGTTCCACAACCCGTCCCTCTCACGGCGGAAAGAGTGGCAACACGCCTCTGGACTCTACCGTGATACCAAGCAGTTCTGCATCGACGGATGGAAAAACGGCGACTTCGACAAGTCCGTGACCACGGCCAGCATCGACAACGATCTCTATTCGGCCATCCAGAACCAGGCCATCCGAGAGGCGAAATCAGACCACAACAAGGACGGAGATGTTCGCTACCGAGAGAGTCAGCCGTTCGCCGTCAACAACCAGAACTGGGAAATCGACACAACTGAGAACGGCACGGTCGTCGTCGGCTTCCCGTGCGTCTCTCAATGGTGGTACACGCCTATCGAAGTGTATGACGACATTGCCGACCCTGTAGACCGACTGGTCGAGGGTGACGCAAAGAAGACACGGCTACAAGTGTACCGCCGTAGTGACGATTGGTTCTGTACGTTCAATATCGAGTACGACGCCGACACGTCGGGCGAAACGCCAATCGGCGTCGACATTGGTGAACGGCACATCCTCGCCGTGACCGCATACGGTGATGGTGAGTCGATGTTGGTGTCGGGTGGTGAGGCGAAGTACGTTCGACGCAACTATCGTTCCCTACGCGATTCGCTTTCGGAAGCGGGTGCGCTTCGCGCACGCAACCGCGTTGGTAACAAAGAACAGCGTCGAATCACAGACTTGAACCACAAACTCTCCCGTCGCCTCATCGCGTTCGCGGAACAGTTCGAGAACCCCGTCATTCGGATGGAAGACCTCGAAGGTATCCGTGAGAATAGTTCGTGGTCAGGTGTTCACTCGTGGCATTTCCACCAACTCCAACAGTTCATCACGTACAAAGCCGAACGCGCTGGTATCCGCGTCGAGAAAGTTGATGCCTACCATACCAGCCAACGGTGTTCGGCGTGTGGTTCGATGGGAACCCGTGATGGCGACCACTTTTCGTGTTCGGAGTGCGGTCGAGGACGCCACGCCGACCTGAACGCTTCGGAGAACATTGCACAACGGGAGGGAGAACCATGCACGGCCTAA